A genomic segment from Lignipirellula cremea encodes:
- a CDS encoding SOS response-associated peptidase produces MCGRYTLRTAPADVQQVFDLIDLPDFAPRYNIAPTQLAPVVRRDDHGDRRAAMLRWGLVPSWAKDSKGAARMINARAETVAAKPAYRAAFKRRRCLAIADGYLEWRTEQGEKQPYHFHQPDNGPLGLAALWESWQETEDSPPLESYSVITTDASDATRDVHDRMPVILPASAYDQWLDPATNPADLQSLLVPFAGRLVNDAVNKCVNNARHDAPDCLLKQKRLF; encoded by the coding sequence ATGTGCGGACGTTATACCTTGCGAACGGCTCCGGCCGACGTGCAGCAGGTGTTTGACCTGATCGACCTGCCCGACTTCGCCCCGCGGTACAACATCGCGCCAACGCAGCTCGCGCCCGTCGTCCGTCGGGACGATCACGGCGACCGCCGCGCCGCCATGCTCCGCTGGGGGCTCGTTCCCAGCTGGGCCAAAGACAGCAAAGGGGCCGCCCGCATGATCAACGCCCGGGCGGAAACAGTCGCTGCTAAACCGGCGTATCGGGCCGCCTTCAAGAGACGCCGTTGCCTGGCGATTGCCGACGGTTACCTGGAATGGCGGACCGAACAGGGAGAAAAACAGCCGTACCATTTTCACCAGCCCGACAACGGACCGCTGGGACTGGCCGCCTTGTGGGAGTCCTGGCAAGAGACGGAAGACAGCCCGCCGCTGGAATCGTATAGCGTGATCACAACCGACGCCAGCGACGCCACCCGCGACGTCCATGACCGGATGCCCGTCATCCTGCCTGCCAGCGCCTACGACCAGTGGCTGGACCCTGCCACGAACCCGGCTGACCTGCAGAGTCTGCTGGTTCCGTTCGCCGGCCGCCTGGTCAACGACGCGGTGAACAAGTGCGTCAACAACGCCCGGCACGATGCGCCTGACTGTTTACTGAAGCAGAAGCGACTATTCTAA
- a CDS encoding DUF4838 domain-containing protein, translating into MPFTEVSTMTNKVSRTHLLYREAARLLLAMLPATTFLLTTSLGAAEPAAQVAAGDTVDVIVGGKAKAAIFVPARLLDDAEKNPENASIWRTLNAEENRRRLRESVKDFAAILERITGAPLEIIAGPPGAGEQRLPILIGELAVERFGQPAEKFPYEQGFRLNVSPQAIGVGGESDLATSYGLYTLLDQLGCRWYIPSPLGEVLPQQKTVGWPAQDVSTGPYTIYRGIWYCDNDFARRNRLGGMQLSAGHALEGSVPKTLREEHPEVRAIIDGKPHPRKLKWTHPLVAAALADATLAAIEKDPDLKSRSLSPDDGIGWDESDDTTYDAGDLDESTGVVSKTDRLMVLARRVAESVGKTHPEVKFGVLAYVDYTRPPVREKVHPAVVPQIAPITFSRAHPMTDQGEPNNAALRYLVETWGKKAPAVSYYFYCFYLAEVSSPNPMIRKWSVDVPFAYEHGSCRYWQPETLANFETCMHALYLGMRLGWDPAQSPEAIFQELHQQFYGAAAEPMAGYWHHIDDVWVDTPEYAGCGYGHLRRWTPEQLKTARDWLDQAAAACRTDAEQARVQLAADSFDAFADFMQMRRDLAEGKFAGLDQKAEAYRERMNELGESHQAQYAFAKMPWTGDRTLNVRYFDGFYKATYLDAARIARDFDIVTRPPLRQWRYQADQEKQGEAAHWEQPDLDDAAWKTTDPVVDTWSSLGLHNYMGSVWYRTSTDLPQWKPGEKLHLWLSATDGRAKLFVNGKLVPYVDEKGESADSFSGYCKPASFDITDAVKQGEKNQITLLCTREFINELGVGGLLGPVVIYRETAK; encoded by the coding sequence ATGCCTTTCACTGAGGTTTCCACCATGACGAACAAGGTTTCCCGGACTCACCTCCTGTACCGCGAGGCGGCCCGACTGCTGCTGGCCATGCTGCCGGCGACAACGTTCCTGCTGACCACTTCCCTCGGCGCCGCAGAGCCCGCAGCGCAGGTCGCCGCTGGCGACACGGTCGACGTGATCGTCGGAGGTAAAGCGAAAGCGGCCATTTTTGTACCGGCCCGGCTGCTCGACGACGCTGAAAAGAACCCGGAAAACGCGTCGATCTGGCGGACGCTCAACGCCGAAGAAAACCGCCGCCGACTGCGGGAGTCCGTCAAGGACTTCGCCGCCATCCTGGAGCGGATCACAGGCGCCCCGCTGGAAATCATCGCCGGTCCGCCGGGCGCCGGCGAGCAGCGTCTGCCGATTCTGATCGGCGAACTGGCGGTCGAACGCTTCGGCCAGCCGGCCGAAAAGTTCCCGTACGAGCAGGGCTTTCGACTAAACGTCAGCCCCCAGGCGATCGGCGTCGGCGGCGAGTCCGATCTGGCGACCAGTTACGGCCTGTACACCCTGCTGGATCAGCTCGGCTGCCGCTGGTACATCCCCAGCCCGCTGGGCGAGGTGCTGCCGCAGCAGAAGACGGTCGGCTGGCCAGCGCAAGACGTGTCGACCGGGCCGTATACGATCTATCGCGGCATCTGGTATTGCGATAACGACTTCGCCCGCCGCAATCGGCTGGGCGGCATGCAACTGTCCGCCGGCCACGCGCTGGAAGGCAGCGTGCCCAAGACACTACGGGAAGAACACCCCGAGGTCCGCGCCATCATCGACGGCAAGCCGCATCCGCGAAAACTGAAGTGGACGCACCCGCTGGTCGCCGCCGCGCTGGCCGACGCCACGCTCGCCGCGATCGAGAAAGACCCCGACCTGAAAAGCCGCTCCCTGTCCCCCGACGACGGCATCGGCTGGGACGAGTCTGACGACACCACTTACGATGCGGGCGATCTCGATGAATCGACCGGCGTCGTTTCCAAAACCGATCGCCTGATGGTGCTGGCCCGCCGCGTGGCTGAGAGCGTCGGCAAGACGCATCCCGAGGTCAAATTCGGCGTGCTCGCCTATGTCGATTACACCCGGCCGCCGGTGCGTGAGAAAGTGCATCCGGCCGTTGTGCCGCAGATCGCGCCGATTACCTTCAGCCGCGCGCATCCGATGACCGACCAGGGCGAACCGAACAACGCCGCCTTGCGGTATCTGGTGGAAACCTGGGGAAAAAAGGCGCCGGCCGTCAGTTACTACTTTTACTGTTTCTACCTGGCCGAAGTCTCCAGCCCCAACCCGATGATCCGCAAGTGGAGCGTCGATGTGCCCTTCGCCTACGAGCACGGGTCCTGCCGGTACTGGCAGCCGGAAACGCTGGCAAATTTTGAAACGTGCATGCACGCCCTCTATCTGGGCATGCGACTGGGCTGGGATCCGGCGCAGTCGCCCGAGGCGATCTTCCAGGAGTTGCATCAGCAGTTCTATGGAGCCGCCGCCGAACCGATGGCGGGCTACTGGCATCATATCGATGACGTCTGGGTCGACACGCCGGAGTACGCCGGCTGCGGTTACGGGCATCTGCGACGATGGACGCCCGAGCAATTGAAAACGGCCCGGGACTGGCTCGACCAGGCCGCTGCCGCCTGTCGGACCGACGCCGAGCAAGCCCGCGTGCAGCTGGCGGCCGACTCCTTTGACGCCTTCGCAGACTTCATGCAGATGCGGCGGGACCTGGCGGAAGGGAAGTTCGCAGGGCTGGATCAAAAAGCCGAAGCGTATCGCGAGCGGATGAACGAGCTGGGCGAGTCGCACCAGGCACAGTACGCCTTCGCCAAAATGCCCTGGACGGGCGACCGCACTTTAAACGTGCGGTACTTCGACGGGTTCTACAAAGCGACGTACCTCGACGCGGCACGCATTGCCCGGGACTTCGACATCGTCACCCGGCCGCCGCTGCGTCAGTGGCGTTACCAGGCCGACCAGGAGAAGCAGGGGGAAGCGGCCCACTGGGAGCAGCCTGACCTGGACGACGCCGCCTGGAAAACGACCGACCCGGTGGTTGATACCTGGTCGTCGCTGGGGCTGCACAACTACATGGGGTCCGTCTGGTATCGCACCTCGACCGACCTCCCGCAATGGAAGCCAGGCGAGAAGCTTCACCTGTGGCTGTCCGCCACCGACGGCCGGGCCAAACTGTTCGTCAACGGCAAGCTCGTGCCGTACGTCGACGAAAAAGGGGAGTCGGCCGACAGCTTCAGCGGCTATTGCAAACCGGCGTCGTTCGATATTACCGACGCCGTGAAGCAGGGCGAGAAGAACCAGATCACCCTGCTCTGCACTCGCGAGTTCATCAATGAACTGGGCGTCGGCGGCTTGCTCGGCCCGGTCGTTATTTATCGGGAGACGGCGAAGTAG
- a CDS encoding CocE/NonD family hydrolase: protein MRIAAALAGVLLFLGSDMTVQAQAPQAADDSPATFTVVEELDRDAPVRDGVRLKVDIYRPEGEGPFPGLLVQTPYNKTGLGERAKKFASHGYAVVVADSRGRFESGGEWDPFSPLHKTDGYDLVQWLAGQDWCSGKVGAYGRSYMGWAQWWTATQAPPALKAIVPEVAPPDHLRNAPYQNGVLVCWMMDWAGMMSDRLPHSNRPGPYGGFAVEREKEYGQLPYINFDKTRGYAKNDWWRKWIRQNTASGEYWRAISYQTPESYANTQVPSLAATGWFDANFPGSPQNYLGMKKYGRTPAARDARLVIGPWEHAINRQQEAAGVDFGPQAIIDWDGYIVRWFDYHLKGIDNGVLQDPPVHLFVMGRNQWRAADAWPLPETQFTRYYLHSNGKANSSQGDGLLSTKPPQVEPVDHYVYDPLDPTPSAGFENGHIDGPRDIQESARRSDVLVYQTPILTEEVELVGPITARLFAATSAADTDWMVRLSDVQPDGRALFLAEGVMRARHRDPKKHGAFNGDRLSRLEPNQPYEYTIDFWRPTANLFARGHRLRVEISSSYYPYFLRNPNTAEDNIGLATAFQSARQTVYHDEGRASYLLLPVIPTGKAEATSPSPDK, encoded by the coding sequence ATGCGCATCGCTGCAGCACTGGCTGGCGTCCTTCTTTTTCTGGGGTCGGATATGACCGTGCAGGCCCAGGCGCCGCAGGCCGCCGATGACTCGCCAGCGACGTTTACGGTGGTCGAAGAGCTGGATCGCGACGCGCCGGTTCGCGACGGCGTGCGGCTCAAGGTTGATATCTACCGTCCCGAGGGCGAAGGGCCCTTTCCAGGTTTGCTGGTGCAAACGCCATATAACAAAACGGGGCTGGGCGAACGGGCGAAGAAGTTTGCGTCGCATGGCTACGCCGTCGTCGTCGCCGATTCCCGCGGTCGCTTTGAGTCGGGCGGCGAATGGGACCCGTTCTCTCCCCTGCATAAAACCGACGGCTATGATCTGGTGCAGTGGCTGGCCGGCCAGGATTGGTGCAGCGGGAAGGTCGGCGCGTACGGCCGCTCCTACATGGGCTGGGCCCAGTGGTGGACCGCGACCCAGGCGCCGCCGGCCCTGAAGGCGATCGTGCCGGAAGTGGCTCCGCCTGACCATCTGCGCAACGCTCCCTACCAGAACGGCGTGCTGGTCTGCTGGATGATGGACTGGGCCGGCATGATGTCGGACCGCCTGCCGCATAGCAACCGGCCCGGACCGTACGGCGGGTTCGCCGTGGAACGGGAAAAAGAGTACGGCCAGCTGCCGTATATCAACTTTGACAAGACCCGCGGCTACGCCAAAAACGACTGGTGGCGGAAGTGGATCCGGCAGAACACGGCGTCGGGCGAATACTGGCGGGCCATCTCCTACCAGACGCCCGAGAGCTATGCCAATACGCAGGTTCCCTCGCTGGCCGCGACCGGCTGGTTCGACGCCAACTTTCCCGGCTCGCCGCAGAACTATCTGGGCATGAAGAAGTACGGGCGGACTCCGGCCGCCCGCGACGCCCGGCTGGTGATTGGGCCTTGGGAGCACGCCATCAACCGCCAGCAGGAAGCGGCCGGCGTGGATTTTGGCCCACAGGCGATCATCGACTGGGACGGCTATATCGTCCGCTGGTTTGACTATCATCTGAAAGGGATCGACAACGGCGTGCTGCAGGATCCGCCCGTCCATCTGTTTGTGATGGGCCGGAACCAGTGGCGGGCCGCCGACGCCTGGCCGCTGCCGGAAACGCAGTTCACCCGGTACTATCTGCACAGCAACGGCAAGGCTAACTCCTCGCAGGGGGATGGTTTGCTCAGCACAAAACCGCCGCAGGTCGAGCCTGTCGACCATTATGTTTACGACCCGCTGGATCCGACGCCGTCGGCCGGTTTTGAGAACGGCCATATCGACGGGCCGCGTGATATCCAGGAGTCGGCCCGCCGCTCCGATGTGCTGGTGTACCAGACGCCCATACTGACGGAAGAGGTCGAGCTGGTCGGGCCGATCACGGCCCGCCTGTTCGCCGCCACCAGCGCCGCCGATACCGACTGGATGGTGCGTCTGTCGGATGTCCAGCCCGACGGGCGAGCTTTGTTCCTGGCCGAAGGCGTCATGCGGGCCCGGCATCGCGACCCCAAAAAACATGGCGCCTTTAACGGGGACCGACTGAGTCGGCTGGAACCGAACCAGCCGTACGAGTACACGATCGACTTCTGGCGTCCCACCGCGAACCTGTTCGCCCGGGGGCATCGGCTGCGGGTGGAGATCTCCAGCAGCTATTACCCTTACTTTCTCCGGAACCCGAATACGGCGGAAGATAACATCGGCCTGGCGACGGCATTCCAGTCGGCCCGCCAGACCGTTTATCACGACGAGGGGCGGGCGTCGTACCTGCTGCTTCCGGTAATTCCAACCGGCAAGGCGGAGGCTACTTCGCCGTCTCCCGATAAATAA
- a CDS encoding Kelch repeat-containing protein, protein MKSSLLAAVVMLLASGVLQAEPPQPPNWVQVARTTAWQERDSQGEVAFRDRLWIFGGWFDSYHAPPRDVWSSPDGKKWTLVEKQAPWLHSDLAMSIVFQDKMWFMGGWYNGRLEGHSASNQVWSSTDGKQWDQATDNAGWTPRIAAAVVEFKGRMWLLGGTENYYFGDEKSAKNDVWSSADGKHWEQVVEHAGWSPRAYHQAVVLNDKIYVFGGGNYTPEYHALNDVWSSSDGEHWTKLPDAPWSPRLWFSAAVYRDRMWVLGGWKGNPWTNLGDVWYSADGKTWHEYKAQVVWKERHEHSALVFQDQLWVIGGHAKPLSNEVWSLKLPPDYFTRE, encoded by the coding sequence ATGAAATCCTCTCTGCTTGCCGCCGTAGTGATGTTGCTGGCCTCGGGCGTGCTGCAGGCGGAACCGCCGCAACCGCCGAACTGGGTCCAGGTCGCCAGGACGACCGCCTGGCAGGAACGCGACTCGCAAGGCGAGGTTGCCTTTCGCGACCGGCTGTGGATCTTTGGCGGCTGGTTCGATTCCTACCATGCGCCGCCGCGGGATGTGTGGAGCTCGCCCGACGGGAAAAAGTGGACGCTGGTCGAGAAGCAGGCTCCCTGGCTGCACAGCGATCTGGCCATGTCGATCGTGTTCCAGGATAAAATGTGGTTCATGGGCGGCTGGTACAACGGCCGGCTGGAAGGCCACTCAGCCAGCAACCAGGTCTGGTCCTCGACCGACGGCAAGCAGTGGGACCAGGCGACCGATAACGCCGGCTGGACGCCCCGCATTGCGGCCGCCGTCGTGGAGTTCAAAGGGCGGATGTGGCTGCTGGGCGGCACGGAAAACTACTACTTCGGGGATGAGAAAAGCGCCAAGAACGACGTCTGGTCTTCCGCCGACGGCAAGCACTGGGAGCAGGTCGTGGAGCATGCCGGCTGGTCGCCGCGGGCCTATCACCAGGCCGTCGTGCTGAACGATAAAATCTATGTCTTCGGCGGCGGCAACTACACGCCCGAGTATCACGCCCTGAACGATGTCTGGTCTTCATCCGACGGCGAGCACTGGACGAAACTGCCCGATGCGCCGTGGAGCCCGCGGCTGTGGTTCTCGGCCGCCGTCTACCGTGATCGGATGTGGGTGCTGGGCGGCTGGAAGGGGAACCCGTGGACCAACCTGGGCGATGTCTGGTATTCGGCCGACGGTAAAACCTGGCATGAGTACAAGGCGCAGGTCGTCTGGAAGGAACGCCACGAGCACTCGGCCCTGGTGTTCCAGGATCAGCTCTGGGTGATCGGCGGCCACGCCAAACCGCTTAGCAACGAAGTCTGGTCGCTGAAACTGCCGCCCGATTATTTTACCCGCGAGTAA
- a CDS encoding phytanoyl-CoA dioxygenase family protein, producing the protein MAPDLSTRHELIGDLFPLPQTADAWDAYRLTDEQVAFYHEHGYLTGVKILGAEQVDALRDELTPLFDPTHDGREWWYEYHANESGDPQNVLFHSLGAWRITPGFHDLLWHPAFTVPASQLLGGPVRFWHDQLFCKPARHGGVVAWHQDYSYWTRTVPMAHLTCWIGLDDSTRENGAVHYVPGSHRWPLLPITGLAGDMEAIREVLTPEQWDQFQQPVAAELKKGEASFHHPLMVHGSFENRTDRPRRATVINAFRDGVRSDSNESLLSDPKSSDPIIIPAGEPMGGQFFPLLYTP; encoded by the coding sequence ATGGCGCCGGATCTTTCCACACGACATGAACTCATCGGCGATCTGTTCCCGCTGCCGCAGACGGCGGACGCGTGGGACGCTTACCGCCTGACCGACGAGCAGGTCGCGTTCTATCACGAGCACGGCTATCTGACCGGCGTGAAGATCCTTGGCGCCGAACAGGTCGACGCGCTGCGGGACGAACTGACCCCGCTGTTTGACCCGACCCACGACGGTCGTGAATGGTGGTACGAATACCACGCCAACGAGTCGGGCGATCCGCAAAATGTGCTCTTCCATTCGCTGGGCGCCTGGCGGATTACGCCCGGCTTTCATGATCTGCTCTGGCACCCGGCGTTTACCGTGCCGGCCAGCCAGCTGCTGGGCGGTCCGGTCCGATTCTGGCATGACCAGTTGTTCTGCAAGCCGGCCCGGCATGGCGGGGTCGTCGCCTGGCACCAGGACTATTCGTACTGGACGCGGACCGTGCCAATGGCCCATCTGACCTGCTGGATCGGTCTCGATGACAGCACCCGGGAGAACGGCGCCGTGCATTACGTGCCTGGCAGCCATCGCTGGCCGCTGCTGCCGATTACTGGCCTGGCCGGCGATATGGAAGCGATCCGCGAAGTGCTCACGCCGGAGCAATGGGACCAGTTCCAGCAGCCGGTGGCGGCGGAATTGAAGAAAGGGGAAGCGTCGTTCCATCATCCGCTGATGGTGCATGGCTCGTTTGAGAACCGCACCGATCGTCCCCGCAGGGCGACCGTGATCAACGCGTTCCGCGACGGCGTGCGGTCGGACAGCAACGAATCATTGCTCAGCGACCCAAAAAGCAGCGACCCGATCATCATCCCGGCAGGCGAGCCGATGGGCGGCCAGTTCTTCCCGCTGCTGTACACGCCGTAG
- a CDS encoding alpha/beta hydrolase, giving the protein MTVSPRLPFRRFLSLIVLLLVAASFSVATAAEPKSEPIWPQGAPGALGETANDQPQLIISLPDPDRATGAAIVICPGGGYGHLAMSHEGRDVADWLNNLGVAAFVCDYRHRGKGYGHPAPMQDVQRALRIVRARAKEFHVDPQRIGVLGFSAGGHLASTAATHFDAGDAEAADPLDRVSCRPDFAILCYPVILLGNPLGHAGSQKNLLGENADPALIAAFSNEKQVTAETPPTFLWHTSEDRGVPPQNSVAFYLALLDAKVPAELHIFEKGGHGMGLVHRAPELPAANWPKLCEAWLRHRGLLNQAD; this is encoded by the coding sequence GTGACCGTCTCGCCCCGACTGCCGTTTCGCCGTTTTCTTTCACTGATTGTGCTCCTCCTGGTCGCCGCTTCGTTTTCCGTAGCGACCGCGGCCGAGCCGAAGTCCGAGCCGATCTGGCCGCAAGGCGCGCCAGGCGCTCTGGGCGAAACGGCCAACGACCAGCCGCAGCTGATCATCAGTCTGCCGGATCCCGACCGGGCGACCGGAGCCGCGATCGTCATCTGCCCCGGCGGCGGTTACGGGCATCTGGCGATGAGCCATGAAGGACGCGACGTGGCTGACTGGCTCAACAATCTGGGCGTCGCCGCGTTTGTCTGCGATTACCGCCACCGCGGCAAAGGGTACGGGCATCCCGCACCAATGCAGGATGTGCAACGGGCCCTGCGGATCGTCCGCGCCCGGGCGAAGGAGTTCCATGTCGATCCGCAGCGGATTGGCGTGCTGGGTTTCTCGGCCGGCGGACATCTGGCTTCCACCGCCGCCACCCACTTCGATGCTGGCGACGCCGAGGCGGCCGACCCGCTGGACCGCGTCAGCTGCCGGCCGGACTTCGCGATCTTGTGCTATCCGGTGATCCTGCTGGGCAATCCTCTCGGCCATGCCGGTTCGCAGAAGAACCTGCTGGGGGAGAACGCCGACCCGGCGCTGATCGCCGCGTTCAGCAATGAGAAGCAGGTCACTGCGGAAACGCCGCCGACCTTTTTATGGCATACGAGCGAAGATCGCGGCGTACCGCCCCAGAACAGCGTGGCGTTTTACCTGGCCCTGCTGGACGCCAAAGTACCGGCCGAACTGCATATCTTTGAAAAAGGCGGACACGGTATGGGGCTGGTGCATCGGGCGCCCGAACTGCCGGCCGCCAATTGGCCCAAGCTGTGCGAAGCCTGGCTCCGCCACCGCGGCCTGCTGAACCAGGCAGATTAG
- a CDS encoding ThuA domain-containing protein, translating into MLRQKLRWLLGAGLLGLTLVGATPGVAAEPEETRAKVLFVGKQPDHPYGSHMYLHTCGMLAECLTHTAGVETVVSDGWPKDPKTLQGVTTIVVYTTPGAEFLLDGPHRDQFAGMMKRGVGLVTLHWASAIRQANVERLGPIWLGVLGGTWVSNVGLHTGESRLEQLQPEHPICRGWKPYDLHDEYYLNPTITPQAAPLLQVTAKEKPVVVGWTFEREGGGRSFGTTLGHYYRNFEREPFRQMVVNGILWTAQLEVPAQGASIQVSAAKLSLPPDPAPRSPAAPRRK; encoded by the coding sequence ATGCTTCGTCAAAAATTGCGGTGGTTGCTGGGCGCCGGACTGCTCGGCCTGACTCTCGTGGGAGCGACGCCTGGCGTCGCCGCCGAGCCGGAAGAAACCCGGGCCAAGGTGCTGTTTGTGGGCAAGCAGCCGGACCATCCTTATGGTTCGCACATGTACCTGCACACGTGCGGGATGCTGGCCGAATGCCTGACCCATACCGCCGGCGTGGAGACGGTCGTCTCCGACGGTTGGCCAAAAGACCCGAAGACCCTCCAGGGGGTGACGACGATTGTCGTCTACACCACGCCCGGCGCCGAGTTCCTGCTGGACGGGCCGCACCGCGACCAGTTTGCCGGCATGATGAAGCGGGGCGTCGGCCTCGTTACGTTGCACTGGGCGTCCGCCATTCGCCAGGCAAACGTCGAACGGCTGGGACCGATCTGGCTGGGTGTCCTGGGCGGAACCTGGGTCAGCAACGTCGGCCTGCACACGGGCGAATCCCGACTGGAGCAGCTGCAGCCGGAACACCCGATCTGTCGCGGCTGGAAACCGTACGACCTGCACGACGAATATTACCTGAACCCCACCATCACGCCGCAGGCCGCGCCGCTGCTGCAGGTCACCGCCAAAGAGAAGCCGGTCGTGGTCGGCTGGACCTTCGAACGGGAAGGCGGCGGCCGCTCCTTCGGAACCACTCTGGGCCATTACTATCGCAACTTTGAACGGGAGCCGTTCCGGCAGATGGTCGTCAACGGCATCCTGTGGACGGCCCAGCTTGAAGTCCCAGCCCAAGGCGCCAGCATCCAGGTTAGCGCCGCAAAATTGTCACTACCGCCCGATCCGGCGCCACGCAGCCCAGCAGCCCCGCGGAGAAAGTAG
- a CDS encoding ANTAR domain-containing response regulator, translating into MKNIQCFLIDNDPAIQFQDAIRQLGYRVTLAKPTADERTSDSKPEIPDVLAFSAPVASQPALRDLVAAYHRHPAPIVAVAPQQADGSAAAFLLRPLQNNRLDRVLQEAADCFSESERLRQENQELRQCLEDRKIIEKAKGILMKTRNIDENRAFHHLQHVARSQSIKMVDVARVILSTTLDPVDG; encoded by the coding sequence ATGAAAAACATTCAGTGTTTCCTCATCGACAACGATCCAGCGATCCAGTTCCAGGACGCCATCCGGCAATTGGGCTATCGCGTCACCCTGGCCAAACCCACCGCGGATGAGCGGACCAGCGATTCGAAACCGGAAATCCCCGACGTGCTCGCGTTCAGCGCCCCGGTCGCAAGCCAGCCGGCCTTGCGCGATCTTGTCGCAGCGTACCATCGACATCCGGCGCCGATTGTCGCGGTTGCCCCGCAGCAGGCTGACGGCTCGGCGGCGGCTTTTTTGCTGCGTCCCCTGCAGAACAACCGGCTGGATCGCGTGCTGCAGGAAGCGGCCGACTGCTTCTCCGAAAGCGAACGCTTGCGCCAAGAGAACCAGGAACTGCGGCAGTGCCTGGAGGACCGCAAGATCATCGAGAAGGCCAAAGGCATTCTCATGAAAACCCGCAACATCGACGAGAACCGGGCCTTCCACCACCTGCAGCATGTGGCCCGATCCCAAAGCATTAAAATGGTCGACGTCGCCAGGGTAATCCTGTCCACCACCCTGGACCCCGTCGACGGCTAA
- a CDS encoding baeRF7 domain-containing protein, whose translation MDEFTRDDLHKLSTQQDAHLLSLYLPTETAGPQVRQNRIRFKNAVDEAEQLLHTRNAPALQQQLEELRNWEADDDWWQHQSQGLAVFCDGEQIRRWRIPQEVDQICHLGERFHVAPLCQLLQNDGKFYVIAVSQNKVRLFSGAKTGMQELDSSSLPHDLESALNIDEYVSSLQHHSGSGAGDHAMFHGHGGSDPDVRKKDEIRQYFQHINRSLPRYLSETDAPLVFAGVDFLFPIFRETCEYDGLHDEPIKGNPDELSASEVHEKAWRMMEPVFSEKRQQVLERYGDSLSKNLASDDFETVYQAAQFGRVDTLLLQQGVHLWGQIDEGGELHTHDSPQEADADLLNAALVETLRHSGKVFFYNPDALSNTAAAIMRYEA comes from the coding sequence ATGGATGAATTCACACGCGACGACCTTCACAAATTATCAACGCAGCAGGACGCACACCTGCTTTCCCTGTATCTGCCGACCGAGACGGCGGGGCCACAAGTCCGCCAGAATCGGATCCGCTTCAAGAATGCTGTGGACGAAGCGGAGCAGTTGCTGCACACCCGGAATGCCCCCGCTCTGCAGCAACAACTGGAGGAGTTGCGGAACTGGGAAGCGGACGACGACTGGTGGCAGCACCAGTCGCAAGGTCTGGCCGTTTTCTGCGACGGCGAGCAGATCCGCCGCTGGCGAATACCGCAAGAGGTTGATCAGATTTGTCATCTGGGCGAGCGCTTCCACGTGGCCCCGTTATGTCAATTGCTGCAGAACGACGGCAAGTTCTACGTCATCGCCGTTAGCCAGAATAAGGTTCGTCTGTTTAGCGGCGCCAAGACCGGCATGCAGGAACTCGATAGCAGCTCGCTGCCCCACGATCTGGAATCGGCTCTCAACATCGACGAGTACGTCAGCAGCCTGCAGCATCACTCCGGTTCCGGGGCCGGCGATCACGCCATGTTCCACGGCCATGGCGGTAGCGATCCCGATGTGAGAAAGAAAGATGAGATCCGGCAATACTTCCAGCACATCAACCGAAGTTTGCCCAGGTATCTCAGCGAAACGGACGCCCCGCTGGTCTTCGCCGGCGTGGACTTCCTGTTCCCCATCTTTCGTGAAACGTGCGAATACGACGGCCTGCACGACGAGCCGATCAAAGGAAATCCGGACGAACTATCCGCGTCAGAAGTGCATGAGAAAGCCTGGCGCATGATGGAACCGGTGTTTTCCGAGAAACGTCAACAAGTCCTCGAACGCTACGGCGACTCCCTTTCAAAGAACCTGGCCAGCGACGACTTCGAAACGGTCTACCAGGCCGCCCAGTTCGGGCGAGTCGACACCTTGCTGCTGCAGCAAGGCGTCCACCTGTGGGGTCAGATCGATGAAGGCGGCGAACTCCACACCCATGACTCGCCGCAGGAAGCCGATGCCGACCTGTTGAACGCCGCCCTGGTGGAAACCTTGCGGCACAGCGGCAAAGTTTTCTTTTACAATCCCGACGCGCTATCCAACACGGCCGCCGCCATCATGCGGTACGAAGCGTAA